From Ascochyta rabiei chromosome 12, complete sequence, the proteins below share one genomic window:
- a CDS encoding rRNA-binding ribosome biosynthesis protein utp25, whose amino-acid sequence MAFSRGRGGARGGGAWGGSRGGSRGGGRGGSRGGGRGGPRGRGGARGRGRGGGGGRGGYGAARTRSPDGEADAERAQSPAPEDTDSEPSDDSEDGEEEEEEEAEPTSNAYSALLQSLASTQPQDRSSKKRKAQTDDDQSAGQQGLKRRTKQSDLRSAAVEVQDDAAEQDDEPADDGEDEDQDEAEEVEEEEEETTLDNEANNPFFDQHFGTPDENELTKRLKRIAENEWATKKLEAGPAKAANPWKAQKANHTDTGRGVLQVPSTDEKALERPKFKSTRNIGLKSKLVENAQKEIGEFNDLEQTIAPSLFSYQDLLFGARTVQNAGRLRDLTCLHALNHILMTRDRVLKNNAKLAAAKEDEDVEYRDQGFTRPKILFLLETKQACVRVLESITKLHTFEQQENKKRFLDSFSQPEDKFSDDKPDDFRELFEGNDENEFRVGVKLTRKTLKLYSTFYNSDIIFASALGLRRAIETGDKKKRGDHDFLSSIEMVVMDQADATLMQNFEHAEFVFDHLNLQPKDPHGCDFSRVRSWYLDGHAPNLRQTIILSAFLTPKINSLYYKHMRNVAGRLRYTPDYTAGLIESLSYGVKQTFLRFDSPSHLTDPDARFKYFHSSILPSITRLPKPATGGVGVLVFIPSYLDFVRVRNSLVDSDFSYGLIQEYTDATDVRKARSHFMSGKHSLLLYTGRAHHFHRYQIRGVKRVVFYGVPENPKFYDEVVGFIGKSVERGEISRQEASVRVAFSKWERLELERVVGTKRVGKMIADRGDVFDFV is encoded by the exons ATGGCCTTCTCGAGAGGACGTGGAGGGGctcgcggcggcggcgcatGGGGAGGCAGCAGAGGCGGCAGCAGAGGCGGTGGCAGGGGCGGCAGTAGGGGCGGCGGCAGAGGTGGCCCTAGGGGAAGAGGCGGCGCACGAGGGCGAGGACggggcggtggcggcggccgTGGTGGATATGGCGCGGCGCGGACAAGGAGCCCTGACGGCGAGGC AGACGCCGAGAGAGCGCAGTCGCCTGCCCCAGAAGACACCGACTCAGAACCATCTGACGACTCTGAAGAcggagaagaagaggaggaagaagaggcaGAGCCCACGTCAAACGCCTATTCCGCCTTACTACAGTCTCTCGCCTCCACGCAGCCCCAGGATCGATCGAGCAAAAAGCGCAAGGCACAGACCGATGACGACCAGTCTGCTGGACAACAAGGACTCAAGAGACGCACCAAGCAGTCAGACCTGAGGTCAGCTGCGGTGGAAGTCCAGGACGACGCTGCAGAACAGGACGACGAGCCAGCGGATGAcggcgaggacgaggaccAGGACGaggcagaagaagtcgaggaggaagaggaggaaacAACACTCGACAACGAGGCTAACAATCCCTTCTTTGACCAGCACTTCGGCACCCCAGACGAGAATGAGCTTACAAAACGACTGAAGAGGATAGCAGAGAACGAATGGGCGACGAAGAAGCTTGAAGCGGGCCCAGCGAAGGCGGCCAACCCATGGAAAGCTCAGAAGGCGAATCACACCGACACCGGAAGAGGCGTCCTGCAAGTCCCCAGCACGGACGAGAAGGCACTCGAAAGGCCAAAGTTCAAGAGCACGCGCAACATCGGGCTGAAGTCGAAACTGGTGGAGAATGCACAGAAGGAGATTGGCGAATTCAACGACCTCGAGCAGACCATTGCGCCGTCCCTCTTCAGCTACCAGGACCTGCTCTTTGGCGCGCGAACTGTGCAGAACGCAGGCCGTCTCCGAGACCTCACCTGCTTGCATGCACTCAATCATATCCTGATGACACGGGATCGCGTCTTGAAAAACAACGCCAAGCTGGCGGCGGCAaaggaagacgaagacgtCGAGTACCGTGACCAGGGATTCACACGACCAAAGATCCTGTTCCTCCTCGAGACCAAGCAGGCTTGCGTACGTGTTCTGGAATCCATCACCAAGCTGCACACTTTCGAGCAGCAGGAGAACAAGAAGCGTTTCCTCGACAGTTTCTCGCAACCCGAGGACAAGTTCTCAGACGACAAGCCAGACGACTTCCGGGAGCTTTTTGAAGGCAATGACGAGAACGAGTTCCGTGTGGGCGTCAAGCTGACTCGCAAAACACTGAAGCTGTACTCCACCTTCTACAACTCAGACATCATCTTTGCGTCTGCACTTGGTCTGCGACGTGCGATTGAAACTGGcgataagaagaagaggggcGACCACGACTTCCTATCCTCAATCGAGATGGTCGTCATGGACCAGGCAGACGCAACACTCATGCAGAACTTCGAGCACGCCGAGTTCGTCTTCGATCACCTCAACCTCCAACCCAAGGACCCCCACGGCTGCGACTTCTCCCGTGTGCGTTCGTGGTACCTCGACGGCCACGCCCCCAACCTCCGCCAAACCATCATTCTCTCCGCCTTCTTGACCCCCAAAATTAATTCTCTCTACTACAAGCACATGCGTAACGTCGCCGGCCGCCTGCGCTACACACCAGACTACACAGCCGGACTGATCGAGTCCCTCTCGTACGGCGTCAAGCAGACATTCCTACGCTTTGACTCGCCATCTCATTTGACAGACCCCGACGCCCGCTTCAAGTACTTCCACTCCTCCATCCTGCCGTCGATCACGCGCCTTCCCAAGCCTGCAACAGGCGGTGTTGGCGTCCTTGTCTTCATTCCGAGTTACCTCGACTTTGTACGCGTGCGTAACTCGCTCGTCGACTCAGATTTCAGCTACGGCCTGATCCAGGAATACACCGACGCAACGGACGTGCGGAAAGCGCGGTCGCATTTCATGAGCGGCAAGCACTCGTTGCTCCTGTACACAGGACGTGCGCACCACTTCCACCGCTACCAAATCCGTGGCGTGAAGAGGGTTGTGTTTTACGGCGTGCCTGAGAACCCAAAGTTCTACGATGAGGTTGTGGGCTTCATCGGCAAGAGCGTCGAGAGGGGCGAGATCAGCAGGCAGGAGGCGAGTGTCCGAGTAGCGTTCAGTAAGTGGGAAAGGCTGGAACTGGAGAGAGTAGTAGGGACGAAGAGGGTGGGGAAGATGATTGCGGATAGGGGGGATGTATTCGACTTTGTGTAA
- a CDS encoding Glycerate 3-kinase: MSTLESNIRRALDILLPEIKKQRKLSSRPIVLGITGLQGSGKSTWASKIVEILTSEHQLNTITVSLDDFYKTHEGLVSQRDQDPKNGLYRVRGQPGTHDEHLAAGFFKELESYSGEGELRIPSFDKSQFSGEGDRAPVSAWHSVSRKPDVVVFEGWCVGFQPLPASAVEEKRSLALAGQLPINTPAQHQLPHLLEVNDNLKRYYDAFMGPQNFDFFVHIDTSDLHNVYIWRLEQEHKMIAAKGSGMSDEQVKAFIDGYMPSYEIYLDTLRQGLFKDKGRMVRVVLDRQRNVERVEEL, from the coding sequence ATGTCCACGCTTGAGTCGAACATTAGGCGGGCGCTCGACATACTGTTGCCAGAGATCAAGAAGCAACGCAAACTATCCTCGAGGCCAATTGTACTTGGAATCACAGGACTGCAAGGGTCCGGAAAGTCGACATGGGCGTCAAAGATAGTAGAGATTCTCACGTCTGAACACCAGCTCAACACAATCACGGTATCCCTGGATGACTTCTACAAGACACACGAAGGTCTGGTGTCGCAAAGAGATCAGGATCCCAAAAACGGACTCTATCGTGTACGAGGTCAACCAGGGACACATGACGAGCATTTGGCAGCGGGGTTCTTCAAAGAGCTGGAATCGTACAGTGGGGAGGGCGAGCTCCGAATCCCAAGTTTCGACAAGAGTCAGTTCAGCGGTGAAGGTGACCGCGCACCTGTTTCGGCATGGCATTCGGTTTCGCGAAAGCCGGACGTCGTAGTTTTCGAGGGCTGGTGCGTCGGCTTCCAGCCGCTCCCAGCTTCTGCGGTCGAGGAAAAGCGCTCGCTAGCACTTGCTGGACAGTTGCCCATCAACACTCCTGCGCAGCATCAGTTGCCCCATCTGCTGGAGGTGAACGACAACCTAAAACGATATTACGATGCGTTTATGGGTCCTCAGAATTTTGATTTCTTCGTTCACATCGACACTAGTGATCTGCACAATGTATACATCTGGCGACTGGAGCAAGAGCACAAGATGATCGCGGCGAAAGGATCCGGTATGTCAGATGAGCAGGTCAAGGCTTTCATTGACGGTTATATGCCGAGCTATGAGATTTATCTAGATACGCTGAGGCAGGGCCTTTTCAAAGACAAGGGCAGAATGGTCAGGGTTGTATTGGACAGGCAAAGAAATGTGGAGAGAGTAGAAGAGCTGTAA